A window of the Phaenicophaeus curvirostris isolate KB17595 unplaced genomic scaffold, BPBGC_Pcur_1.0 scaffold_389, whole genome shotgun sequence genome harbors these coding sequences:
- the EIF1AD gene encoding probable RNA-binding protein EIF1AD, with protein MSRATKRKHVVRELLEEHVTPGPGQSVVRVLGTPGNNLHAVETAEGGRFLASMPPRFRRHVWIKRGDFVLVDPIAEGDKVKAEISLVLLPPHIRCLRRRGLWPEAFALPERPRSPESRPPAGDEELFVNTNRAGGAPCDEGDDEDTCDEGDDEDTPDDDDDDMRDEDSGAEASGDTRDEDSGATGAPPAPQ; from the exons atgTCGCGCGCCACCAAGCGGAAGCACGTGGTgcgggagctgctggaggagcacGTGACCCCCGGGCCCGGACAGAGCGTCgtgagg GTGCTGGGGACGCCGGGGAACAACCTGCACGCGGTGGAGACGGCCGAGGGGGGGCGGTTCCTGGCCAGCATGCCCCCCCGCTTCCGGCGCCACGTCTGGATCAAGAGAG GTGACTTCGTGCTGGTGGATCCGATCGCCGAGGGCGACAAGGTCAAAGCCGAGATCAGCCTCGTCCTGCTGCCCCCCCACATCCGCTGCCTGCGGCGCCGCGGCCTCTG gcccgAAGCCTTCGCCCTCCCCGAGCGGCCGAGGAGCCCGGAGAG ccgCCCCCCCGCGGGGGACGAGGAGCTCTTCGTCAACACCAACCGGGCCGGGGGGGCCCCTTGTGACGAGGGGGACGACGAGGACACGTGTGACGAGGGGGACGACGAGGACACGCCTGACGACGATGACGACGACATGCGTGACGAGGACTCGGGGGCCGAGGCCTCAGGGGACACGCGTGACGAGGACTCGGGGGCCACGggggccccccccgccccccaataA